In one Streptomyces marincola genomic region, the following are encoded:
- a CDS encoding response regulator gives MTATRSEEQGAARVRVVLADDQTVVRAGFRALLDLTDDLVVVAEAADGAQAVEAVRVTRPDVVLMDIRMPRVDGLAATRAIAADPALGGVRVLVLTTFEADEYVFEALRHGAAGFLLKDIEPDELREAIRTVAAGRSLLAPAVTRRVIEEFARLRAPLAGAAARLAPLTAREREVMALVAAGLSNEEIGRRLLMSPLTAKTHVSRAMTKLGARDRAQLVVLAYETGLVRAGDPGHGGGHPGGA, from the coding sequence ATGACAGCGACGCGTTCCGAGGAGCAGGGCGCGGCCCGGGTGCGGGTCGTTCTCGCCGACGACCAGACCGTGGTCAGGGCCGGGTTCCGGGCGCTGCTCGACCTCACCGACGACCTCGTGGTGGTCGCCGAGGCCGCCGACGGCGCGCAGGCCGTCGAGGCGGTCCGCGTGACGCGGCCCGACGTGGTGCTCATGGACATCCGCATGCCGCGCGTGGACGGGCTCGCCGCGACCCGCGCCATCGCGGCGGACCCGGCGCTCGGCGGGGTGCGCGTGCTGGTGCTGACGACGTTCGAGGCCGACGAGTACGTGTTCGAGGCGCTGCGCCACGGTGCCGCCGGGTTCCTGCTCAAGGACATCGAGCCGGACGAGCTGCGCGAGGCGATCCGCACGGTCGCCGCCGGGCGCAGCCTGCTCGCGCCCGCGGTGACGCGGCGCGTCATCGAGGAGTTCGCGCGGCTGCGCGCCCCGCTCGCCGGCGCGGCGGCGCGGCTCGCGCCGCTCACCGCGCGCGAACGCGAGGTGATGGCGCTGGTCGCGGCCGGCCTGTCGAACGAGGAGATCGGCCGACGGCTGCTGATGTCGCCGCTGACGGCCAAGACGCACGTCAGCCGCGCCATGACGAAACTCGGCGCCCGCGACCGGGCCCAACTCGTCGTGCTCGCCTACGAAACGGGCCTGGTGCGGGCCGGCGACCCCGGCCACGGGGGCGGCCACCCCGGCGGCGCCTGA
- a CDS encoding ABC transporter permease subunit yields MAGFRRALAFEWIKFRSVRSTVWTTAVAALLPVPGAVFVAASGSLQPDDTVLGGSLTLTVPALMLAAVAGALTVCGEYGSGTIRTTFAVVPGRGSVLAAKAVLVAGLLYALALPSVAGAYLVGGGMLDDGYAQGDPVPALFGVAAAFSVAGLLGLAVGTLLRHAAGAVTAVLAVLLLPSMLGPLFGDAQRWVAGASPTAALEKLTQTSDASADAVGSLGAWPSLLLVAGWTGLALLAAAVVLRRRDA; encoded by the coding sequence ATGGCGGGGTTCCGGCGGGCGCTGGCGTTCGAGTGGATCAAGTTCCGCAGCGTGCGCTCCACGGTGTGGACGACGGCCGTCGCGGCGCTGCTGCCGGTGCCGGGCGCGGTGTTCGTCGCCGCCTCCGGCAGTCTTCAGCCCGATGACACGGTGCTCGGCGGCAGCCTGACCCTGACCGTTCCCGCGCTGATGCTGGCCGCGGTGGCCGGGGCGCTGACGGTGTGCGGCGAGTACGGCAGCGGGACGATCAGGACGACGTTCGCGGTCGTGCCCGGGCGCGGTTCCGTGCTCGCCGCGAAGGCCGTGCTGGTCGCGGGGCTGCTGTACGCGCTGGCGCTGCCCTCGGTGGCGGGCGCCTACCTGGTCGGTGGCGGGATGCTCGACGACGGGTACGCGCAGGGCGACCCGGTGCCGGCGCTGTTCGGGGTGGCCGCGGCGTTCTCGGTGGCCGGGCTGCTCGGCCTGGCCGTGGGCACGCTGCTGCGGCACGCGGCGGGCGCGGTGACGGCGGTGCTCGCGGTGCTGCTGCTGCCGTCGATGCTGGGGCCGCTGTTCGGCGACGCGCAGCGGTGGGTGGCGGGGGCCTCGCCGACCGCGGCGCTCGAAAAGCTGACGCAGACCTCGGACGCGTCGGCCGACGCGGTCGGTTCGCTGGGCGCGTGGCCCTCGTTGCTGCTGGTGGCCGGCTGGACGGGGCTCGCGCTGCTGGCCGCGGCCGTGGTTCTGCGCCGCCGCGACGCGTAG
- a CDS encoding DUF4232 domain-containing protein, whose translation MTITRRFLPALALAVLPATGCGTESPAAPADAAPAGGAAAPSPAPPEGAPGTPPPPECPEPGVRVTPGLVEAAMGLRVLDIQLTNCGTEPYRLEGHPHLVLLDADRAPVGVEPVEGSAGIAVVEGFDDAPRPLTLAPGESANAGLIWRNTVTGTGAPVVAEHAEVTPAPGAPAQEITPDGGIDLGTTGLAGISPWRAAEAR comes from the coding sequence GTGACGATCACCCGCCGGTTCCTGCCGGCCCTGGCGCTCGCCGTGCTGCCGGCCACCGGCTGCGGCACCGAGTCGCCCGCCGCGCCCGCGGACGCCGCCCCCGCGGGCGGCGCGGCGGCACCCTCGCCCGCGCCGCCCGAGGGCGCCCCGGGCACCCCGCCGCCCCCCGAGTGCCCCGAGCCGGGCGTGCGCGTCACCCCCGGGCTCGTCGAGGCCGCGATGGGCCTGCGCGTGCTCGACATCCAGCTGACCAACTGCGGCACCGAGCCCTACCGGCTCGAAGGCCACCCGCACCTCGTCCTCCTCGACGCCGACCGCGCGCCCGTCGGCGTCGAACCGGTTGAGGGCTCGGCGGGCATCGCGGTCGTCGAGGGGTTCGACGACGCGCCGCGTCCGCTGACCCTGGCGCCGGGCGAGAGCGCGAACGCCGGGCTGATCTGGCGCAACACCGTGACCGGCACCGGCGCGCCCGTCGTCGCCGAGCACGCCGAGGTGACCCCGGCGCCCGGCGCGCCCGCGCAGGAGATCACGCCGGACGGCGGCATCGACCTCGGCACCACAGGACTGGCCGGGATCAGCCCCTGGCGGGCGGCCGAGGCGCGCTGA
- a CDS encoding sensor histidine kinase produces the protein MGVELLVTAAVGCLTAADLAANVPGSREDDWLSWTLLAVSVLGLLAHRRRPLLSAGVTGAASLGWTVHGHLGELLNLPVMVALYWVAVRGDRRRTLRVGVAGALLSGAAAVVAGHEQGRPVPSPVLEMAIPLVPLLLGEVVRGRQELTRRAAEEHARETARRLREERVLLARELHDVIAHTVSAMTVQAGVALDAFDRRPEVARAALRQVRDSGKEAVRELRTTVAFLREDGAAAPVVPAPTLAHLPDLVERVPLPVALRCSPGPPPLPPLVELTAYRVVQEALTNVVKHSAARHAAVSVRAAPGRLLVEVTDDGPPVARPGRAAGGFGLLGMRERVSAAGGTLEHGPLPAGGYRVLALLPLGDGARPTEDGHRPAENDARPGRDG, from the coding sequence ATGGGCGTGGAACTGCTGGTCACGGCGGCCGTCGGCTGCCTCACGGCCGCCGACCTGGCGGCGAACGTGCCCGGCTCGCGCGAGGACGACTGGCTCAGCTGGACGCTGCTCGCCGTCTCGGTGCTCGGGCTGCTCGCCCACCGGCGCCGCCCGCTGCTCTCCGCGGGCGTGACGGGGGCGGCGAGCCTGGGCTGGACGGTGCACGGGCACCTCGGGGAGCTGCTGAACCTGCCCGTGATGGTCGCGCTCTACTGGGTCGCGGTGCGCGGCGACCGGCGCAGGACGCTGCGGGTCGGCGTGGCCGGGGCGCTGCTCTCGGGCGCCGCCGCCGTGGTCGCCGGGCACGAGCAGGGCCGACCCGTTCCCTCGCCCGTGCTGGAGATGGCCATTCCGCTGGTGCCGCTGCTGCTCGGGGAGGTCGTGCGCGGCCGGCAGGAGCTGACCCGCAGGGCTGCGGAGGAGCACGCGCGGGAGACCGCCCGCCGGCTGCGCGAGGAACGGGTACTGCTCGCCCGCGAGTTGCACGACGTCATCGCGCACACCGTGTCCGCGATGACCGTGCAGGCCGGGGTGGCGCTCGACGCGTTCGACCGCAGGCCCGAGGTGGCACGCGCCGCGCTGCGGCAGGTCAGGGACTCGGGCAAGGAGGCGGTGCGGGAGCTGCGCACCACGGTGGCGTTCCTCCGCGAGGACGGCGCGGCGGCCCCGGTCGTTCCGGCGCCGACGCTCGCGCACCTGCCCGACCTGGTGGAACGCGTGCCCCTGCCCGTGGCGCTGCGCTGCTCCCCCGGCCCGCCGCCGCTGCCGCCGCTGGTCGAACTGACCGCGTACCGCGTCGTGCAGGAGGCGCTGACCAACGTGGTGAAGCACTCGGCGGCCCGGCACGCGGCCGTCTCCGTCCGCGCCGCGCCGGGGCGGCTGCTGGTGGAGGTCACCGACGACGGGCCGCCCGTGGCCCGGCCGGGCCGGGCCGCTGGCGGGTTCGGCCTGCTCGGCATGCGGGAGCGGGTGTCGGCGGCCGGCGGCACGCTGGAGCACGGGCCGCTGCCGGCCGGCGGCTACCGGGTGCTGGCCCTGCTGCCCCTCGGGGACGGCGCGCGGCCGACCGAGGACGGCCACCGGCCGGCGGAGAACGACGCACGGCCGGGCCGGGACGGCTGA
- a CDS encoding VOC family protein — protein MSDLDGGFPTGAPCWADATVPDMTAGTRFYERLFGWSFATGSSEYGGYATASLDGRAVAGLAPCQAGQDAPPAWTLYLASPDVAGTAELVREHGGRVLLEPMEVGEVGRMLIATDPGGVLFGVWEAGAHRGFERREEPGAFSWAEVVTRDPAAADAFFPAVFPFEARRVEDPDGLDYQVYTLDGTPVLGRMAAPADGQAPHVLVYVAVPDCDGAVETVRQLGGRVADGPVDSPFGRFATVVDPQGVRFAVIDLSAASGEPPATHPA, from the coding sequence ATGTCCGACCTCGACGGGGGCTTCCCCACGGGCGCGCCGTGCTGGGCGGACGCCACGGTGCCGGACATGACGGCCGGCACCCGTTTCTACGAACGGTTGTTCGGCTGGTCCTTCGCGACGGGCTCCTCCGAGTACGGCGGGTACGCCACGGCGTCGCTCGACGGGCGGGCCGTGGCCGGTCTCGCGCCCTGCCAGGCCGGGCAGGACGCGCCGCCGGCCTGGACGCTGTACCTGGCCTCGCCCGATGTCGCGGGCACCGCGGAGCTGGTCCGCGAGCACGGCGGCCGGGTGCTGCTCGAACCGATGGAGGTCGGGGAGGTCGGCCGCATGCTGATCGCGACCGACCCGGGCGGCGTGCTGTTCGGCGTGTGGGAGGCGGGAGCGCACCGCGGGTTCGAGCGGCGCGAGGAGCCGGGCGCGTTCTCCTGGGCCGAGGTGGTGACGCGGGACCCGGCGGCGGCCGACGCGTTCTTCCCCGCCGTCTTCCCCTTCGAGGCACGGCGCGTTGAGGACCCCGACGGCCTCGACTACCAGGTCTACACGCTCGACGGAACGCCCGTGCTCGGCCGGATGGCCGCGCCGGCGGACGGCCAGGCCCCGCACGTGCTCGTGTACGTCGCGGTGCCGGACTGCGACGGCGCGGTGGAGACCGTGCGGCAGCTCGGCGGCCGGGTGGCCGACGGGCCGGTGGACAGCCCGTTCGGCAGGTTCGCCACCGTGGTCGACCCGCAGGGCGTGCGGTTCGCCGTGATCGACCTGTCGGCGGCGTCGGGCGAGCCGCCCGCGACCCACCCGGCCTGA
- a CDS encoding DUF2000 domain-containing protein: MSNPAPHKVAIVVDAALPAGLAANAASVLALSLGRQVESLIGPDLKDADGSAHVGITTVPLPILTADADTVKAIRNRAVREHDDVLTVDFTDCAQRTRTYEDYAGLLGAATDADLAYLGVALYGPRKQVQKLTGSLPLLR; encoded by the coding sequence GTGAGCAACCCGGCGCCGCACAAGGTCGCCATCGTCGTCGACGCCGCCCTGCCGGCCGGCCTCGCCGCGAACGCCGCCTCGGTACTCGCCCTCTCCCTCGGCCGCCAGGTCGAGTCGCTCATCGGGCCGGACCTCAAGGACGCCGACGGCAGCGCGCACGTCGGCATCACCACCGTTCCCCTCCCGATCCTGACGGCCGACGCGGACACCGTGAAGGCGATCAGGAACCGGGCGGTGCGCGAGCACGACGACGTGCTCACGGTCGACTTCACCGACTGCGCGCAGCGCACCCGCACCTACGAGGACTACGCCGGACTGCTCGGGGCGGCCACCGACGCGGACCTCGCCTACCTGGGCGTCGCGCTGTACGGGCCGCGCAAGCAGGTGCAGAAGCTGACCGGCAGCCTGCCCCTCCTGCGCTGA
- a CDS encoding ABC transporter ATP-binding protein → MIEVRELTKRYGGKAAVDGLSFTVRPGRVTGFLGPNGAGKSTTMRLVLGLDAPTSGSALVCGRAYAELPVPLRTVGAMLDAKGVHGGRSAYAHLAGMAAGSGLPRRRVDEVLDAVGLDPATARRRTRGFSLGMGQRLGIAAALLGDPEVLILDEPVNGLDTEGIRWIRELMTSLAAEGRTVFLSSHLMSELELAADHLVVIGRGRLLADTPLREFIEADSGRGTLVRGPEAERLRGLLENAGARVSPDARGGWLVTGLGPEDIGELARAHGVALHELTPRRSTLEEVYTAMAREEAEYRTEVRG, encoded by the coding sequence ATGATCGAAGTGCGCGAACTGACCAAGCGGTACGGCGGCAAGGCCGCCGTCGACGGGCTGTCGTTCACCGTGCGGCCCGGCCGGGTGACCGGGTTCCTCGGCCCGAACGGCGCCGGCAAGTCGACGACGATGCGGCTGGTCCTCGGCCTCGACGCGCCGACCTCGGGCAGCGCCCTCGTCTGCGGGCGGGCCTACGCGGAGCTGCCCGTGCCGTTGCGGACCGTCGGGGCGATGCTCGACGCGAAGGGGGTGCACGGCGGGCGTTCCGCGTACGCGCACCTGGCCGGCATGGCGGCGGGCAGCGGCCTCCCGCGGCGGCGGGTGGACGAGGTGCTGGACGCGGTGGGCCTCGACCCGGCCACGGCGCGGCGGCGGACGCGCGGCTTCTCCCTCGGCATGGGCCAGCGGCTCGGGATCGCCGCGGCGCTGCTCGGCGATCCCGAGGTACTGATCCTGGACGAGCCGGTCAACGGCCTGGACACCGAGGGCATCCGCTGGATCAGGGAGCTGATGACGTCGCTGGCGGCCGAGGGCAGGACGGTGTTCCTCTCCAGCCACCTGATGAGCGAGCTGGAACTGGCCGCGGACCACCTCGTGGTGATCGGCCGCGGGCGGCTGCTCGCGGACACGCCCCTGCGGGAGTTCATCGAGGCGGACTCCGGGCGCGGGACGCTCGTGCGCGGCCCGGAGGCGGAGCGGTTGCGCGGCCTGCTGGAGAACGCGGGGGCGCGGGTGTCGCCCGACGCGCGCGGCGGGTGGCTCGTGACGGGCCTCGGCCCCGAGGACATCGGGGAGCTGGCCCGCGCGCACGGGGTCGCGCTGCACGAGCTGACGCCGCGGCGCTCGACGCTCGAAGAGGTCTACACGGCCATGGCGCGCGAGGAGGCCGAGTACAGGACGGAGGTGCGGGGGTGA
- a CDS encoding MarP family serine protease: MNLLDALLLLAVVLAAVSGFQRGLIAGVISLIGFVGGAAFGVWLLPYIVEHMEPGSASATIVALVVVLVPAAVGQALAWPLALRLRDSVRWAPARWLDGVGGSAFNAVAVLLVAWMAASALIPTPSPGLNRAVQGSQVLGAVQDRMPDQAPTWFNRATDVLGDAGFPQVFNPFENAPTAEVPQPSGDNVTQAAVAAARNSTVKVTATAGFSGQEGSGFVYAAERVMTNAHVVEGADVTAVQVGGVGPRLEAEVILYDPAVDVAVLSVPGLDAPTLSFAGDAERGSPGVVAGYPEDGPLDVRAATVAGRTAARGQDIDGSSVVTRDIYTVRSLVRPGNSGGPLLTTDGQVYGMVFARSVTDAETGYVLTADQITGHVELAG, encoded by the coding sequence GTGAACCTGCTCGACGCGCTGCTGCTGCTCGCGGTGGTCCTCGCGGCCGTCTCCGGTTTTCAGCGCGGGCTGATCGCCGGTGTCATCTCGCTGATCGGTTTTGTCGGTGGCGCCGCGTTCGGCGTGTGGCTGCTGCCGTACATCGTGGAGCACATGGAGCCCGGCTCCGCCTCCGCGACGATCGTGGCGCTCGTGGTCGTCCTGGTGCCCGCGGCGGTGGGGCAGGCGCTGGCGTGGCCCCTCGCGCTGCGCCTGCGCGACTCCGTGCGGTGGGCACCGGCGCGCTGGCTGGACGGCGTGGGCGGCTCCGCGTTCAACGCGGTGGCCGTGCTGCTCGTCGCCTGGATGGCGGCGAGCGCGCTGATCCCGACGCCGTCCCCCGGGCTCAACCGGGCCGTGCAGGGGTCGCAGGTGCTCGGCGCCGTGCAGGACCGGATGCCCGACCAGGCCCCCACCTGGTTCAACCGGGCCACCGACGTGCTGGGGGACGCCGGCTTCCCGCAGGTGTTCAACCCGTTCGAGAACGCCCCGACGGCCGAGGTGCCCCAGCCCTCGGGCGACAACGTCACGCAGGCCGCGGTCGCCGCCGCGCGGAACAGCACGGTGAAGGTCACCGCGACCGCCGGGTTCTCCGGCCAGGAGGGCAGCGGGTTCGTCTACGCGGCCGAGCGCGTCATGACGAACGCCCACGTGGTCGAGGGCGCCGACGTGACGGCCGTGCAGGTGGGAGGCGTCGGCCCCCGGCTTGAGGCCGAGGTGATCCTGTACGACCCGGCCGTCGATGTCGCGGTGCTCAGCGTGCCGGGGCTCGACGCGCCGACCCTGTCCTTCGCCGGGGACGCGGAACGCGGCTCCCCCGGCGTGGTGGCCGGGTACCCCGAGGACGGCCCGCTGGACGTGCGGGCCGCGACCGTCGCGGGACGGACGGCGGCGCGCGGGCAGGACATCGACGGCAGCAGCGTCGTCACCCGCGACATCTACACGGTGCGGTCGCTGGTGCGCCCGGGGAACTCGGGCGGGCCGCTGCTGACGACGGACGGGCAGGTGTACGGCATGGTGTTCGCGCGTTCCGTCACCGACGCCGAGACCGGGTACGTGCTGACGGCCGACCAGATCACCGGGCACGTCGAGCTGGCGGGCTGA
- a CDS encoding SigB/SigF/SigG family RNA polymerase sigma factor, which yields MRTSTRNAPRTNAPRTNGSRANAPGTSRRPRPAGPARRGRRHPHDDAPDTSRQFERLAALPEGPERARLRDEVVRAWLPMAERLARTYGDRGESQEDLAQVAALGLVKAVRGFDPARGCAFESYAVPTIVGEVRRHFRDHLWGVHVPRRTQELRNRVRAAHRALDHRVDDRPPGVDALAEASGLTPAEVRDGMAALDSYRPLSLDAELGRGGDGTFTLADTIGAADAGYERVTRREAVRPKLRQLPERERQILYLRFYRELTQREIGERLGLSQMHVSRLLNRVCERIHDEVEADGRVPSHS from the coding sequence ATGAGGACCTCGACCCGAAACGCACCCCGCACCAACGCACCCCGCACCAACGGATCACGTGCCAACGCGCCTGGCACCTCCCGCCGCCCGCGCCCCGCCGGGCCCGCGCGCCGCGGGCGCAGGCACCCGCACGACGACGCGCCCGACACCTCCCGGCAGTTCGAACGCCTCGCGGCGCTCCCCGAGGGCCCCGAGCGCGCGCGCCTGCGCGACGAGGTCGTGCGCGCCTGGCTGCCCATGGCGGAACGGCTCGCCCGCACCTACGGCGACCGCGGCGAGAGCCAGGAGGACCTGGCCCAGGTGGCCGCGCTCGGCCTGGTCAAGGCGGTGCGCGGCTTCGACCCGGCGCGCGGCTGCGCGTTCGAGAGCTACGCGGTGCCGACGATCGTCGGCGAGGTCAGGCGCCACTTCAGGGACCACCTGTGGGGCGTGCACGTGCCCCGCCGCACGCAGGAGCTGCGCAACCGGGTCAGGGCGGCGCACCGCGCGCTCGACCACCGGGTGGACGACCGGCCGCCGGGCGTCGACGCCCTGGCCGAGGCGAGCGGGCTGACGCCGGCCGAGGTCAGGGACGGCATGGCCGCCCTGGACAGCTACCGGCCGCTGTCGCTCGACGCGGAGCTGGGGCGCGGCGGCGACGGCACGTTCACGCTGGCCGACACCATCGGCGCCGCCGACGCGGGGTACGAGCGGGTGACGCGCCGGGAGGCCGTGCGCCCCAAGCTGCGGCAACTTCCCGAACGCGAACGGCAGATCCTGTATCTGCGCTTCTACCGCGAGCTGACCCAGCGCGAGATCGGCGAACGCCTCGGCCTCTCCCAGATGCACGTCTCCCGCCTGCTCAACCGCGTGTGCGAGCGCATCCACGACGAGGTGGAGGCGGACGGGCGGGTTCCGTCGCACTCCTGA
- a CDS encoding phosphatidylinositol-specific phospholipase C/glycerophosphodiester phosphodiesterase family protein, with product MGYPSRYPSRRRVIGGAAALSAALTGAVAVPAHASASATGGWRPVPAPLRRAHAHNDYEHERPLLDALAHGFTSVEADIWLVDGELLVAHDFEDLVPGRTLEALYLDPLLARVRAHRGRVHPGSQAPFQLLIDLKNTGEATYLELSRRLRRYQRMLSTAAGGRVRAGAVTAVISGDRAARAPMERERVRYAFYDGRLDDLGTAAPASFIPLISGNWNSSFAWQGVGEMPAAERDLLHRVTAAAHRAGQRVRFWATPDLPGPAREAVWRELIAADVDHLNTDDLAGLAAFLKREDR from the coding sequence GTGGGGTATCCAAGCCGGTATCCAAGTCGTCGCCGAGTCATCGGGGGCGCCGCCGCCCTCTCCGCCGCGCTCACCGGCGCGGTGGCCGTTCCCGCCCACGCCTCCGCGTCCGCCACCGGCGGGTGGCGGCCGGTGCCCGCGCCCCTGCGCCGGGCGCACGCCCACAACGACTACGAGCACGAACGCCCGCTGCTCGACGCGCTCGCCCACGGCTTCACCAGCGTCGAGGCCGACATCTGGCTGGTCGACGGCGAACTCCTCGTCGCGCACGACTTCGAGGACCTCGTCCCCGGCCGCACGCTTGAGGCGCTGTACCTGGACCCGCTGCTCGCGCGCGTCCGCGCCCACCGCGGGCGCGTCCACCCGGGCAGCCAGGCGCCGTTCCAGCTCCTCATCGACCTCAAGAACACCGGTGAGGCCACCTACCTGGAACTCTCCCGGCGCCTCCGCCGCTACCAGCGGATGCTCAGCACGGCGGCGGGCGGCCGGGTGCGCGCCGGCGCGGTCACCGCCGTGATCTCGGGCGACCGCGCGGCGCGGGCGCCGATGGAACGGGAGCGGGTGCGGTACGCGTTCTACGACGGCCGCCTCGACGACCTCGGCACCGCGGCGCCCGCGTCGTTCATCCCCCTGATCAGCGGCAACTGGAACAGCAGCTTCGCGTGGCAGGGCGTCGGGGAGATGCCGGCGGCGGAGCGCGACCTGCTGCACCGCGTCACGGCCGCCGCCCACCGGGCGGGGCAGCGCGTGCGGTTCTGGGCGACGCCCGACCTGCCGGGCCCCGCGCGCGAGGCCGTGTGGCGGGAGTTGATCGCCGCGGACGTCGACCACCTCAACACCGACGACCTGGCCGGCCTGGCCGCGTTCCTGAAGCGGGAGGACCGCTGA
- a CDS encoding DoxX family membrane protein encodes MDFLVLLGRILFVPMFLASAFGHLTRSKAMAGYPASKGVPAPRAAVLASGAVMLLGGLSVLLGVWPDLGALLLAAFLLPAAVLMHAYWKETDAGARQNEMIHFQKNLALGGAALMLAGLFAIAGDETGLTWTGPLF; translated from the coding sequence GTGGACTTTCTGGTATTGCTCGGGCGGATTCTGTTCGTGCCCATGTTCCTCGCGTCGGCGTTCGGCCACCTGACCCGCAGCAAGGCCATGGCCGGCTACCCGGCGTCCAAGGGGGTGCCGGCGCCGCGCGCCGCCGTCCTCGCCTCGGGCGCGGTGATGCTGCTCGGCGGGCTCAGCGTGCTGCTCGGGGTGTGGCCCGACCTGGGCGCGCTGCTGCTCGCGGCGTTCCTGCTGCCGGCGGCGGTGCTGATGCACGCGTACTGGAAGGAGACCGACGCGGGCGCGCGGCAGAACGAGATGATCCACTTCCAGAAGAACCTGGCACTCGGCGGCGCGGCGCTGATGCTCGCCGGCCTGTTCGCCATCGCGGGAGACGAGACCGGCCTCACGTGGACCGGGCCGCTGTTCTGA
- a CDS encoding fumarylacetoacetate hydrolase family protein yields MRLMRVGEPGRERPVIVSGSGGSERHHDLRPVTADIDGAFLAALSDDPGIVPDPSRLPETDIAGERVGAPVARPSAVLCIGQNYAAHAAESGAEPPERPILFYKSPNTVVGPHDDVLIPRGSRRTDWEVELAVVIGRRARYLDSPADALAHVAGFAISNDVSERAFQLEESGGQWSKGKSCETFNPLGPVLVTPDEAGDPRDLRLRSWVNGEPRQDSTTADMIFDVARLIHDLSQYLVLEPGDVINTGTPQGVALSGRFPYLAAGDVMELEITGLGRQRSELRAAP; encoded by the coding sequence ATGCGTCTGATGCGCGTCGGAGAACCCGGCCGGGAGCGGCCCGTCATCGTCTCGGGCAGCGGCGGCAGCGAGCGCCACCACGACCTGCGGCCGGTCACCGCCGACATCGACGGCGCGTTCCTGGCCGCGCTGAGCGACGACCCCGGCATCGTGCCCGACCCGTCCCGGCTGCCGGAGACGGACATCGCGGGCGAACGCGTGGGCGCCCCGGTGGCGCGCCCCTCGGCCGTGCTGTGCATCGGCCAGAACTACGCCGCGCACGCCGCCGAGTCCGGCGCCGAGCCGCCCGAGCGGCCCATCCTGTTCTACAAGTCGCCCAACACGGTCGTCGGCCCGCACGACGACGTGCTGATCCCGCGCGGCTCGCGCAGGACCGACTGGGAGGTCGAGCTGGCCGTCGTCATCGGCCGCCGCGCCCGCTACCTCGACTCGCCCGCCGACGCCCTCGCGCACGTCGCGGGGTTCGCGATCAGCAACGACGTCTCGGAACGCGCCTTCCAGCTGGAGGAGTCGGGCGGGCAGTGGTCCAAGGGCAAGAGCTGCGAGACGTTCAACCCGCTCGGGCCCGTGCTGGTGACCCCTGACGAGGCCGGCGACCCGCGGGACCTGCGGCTGCGCTCGTGGGTGAACGGCGAGCCGCGCCAGGACTCCACCACCGCGGACATGATCTTCGACGTGGCGCGGCTGATCCACGACCTGTCGCAGTACCTCGTGCTGGAACCCGGCGACGTCATCAACACCGGGACGCCGCAGGGCGTCGCGCTCTCCGGCCGGTTCCCCTACCTCGCGGCCGGCGACGTGATGGAGCTGGAGATCACGGGGCTCGGGCGGCAGCGTTCGGAGTTGCGCGCCGCGCCCTGA
- a CDS encoding TrmB family transcriptional regulator, which translates to MTSAVVKRLQAVGLTEWEARAYLALLDEAPSSGYAVAKRSGVPTSKIYQVLDSLAGKGAVHVTRGGTTLYRALEPQELVERLRGQAADRIDAAESALADYTRRGPDDSAAIWDLQGETEIMERARRLIRSAGRRIMMEVWQADASLLHADLENAAARGVEVIVVAYGDPGYPFAQVYPHPSTDEVTAGLGGRWLVVSADSSEVVAGIVSTGAESRAAWTSHPALVVPVTELIAHDIYKLEMLAARGPELEADFGPGLIRLRERFAHSAQRRPDEEAPPAPADAERS; encoded by the coding sequence ATGACGTCAGCTGTGGTGAAGCGCCTACAGGCGGTGGGCCTGACCGAGTGGGAGGCGCGGGCCTATCTGGCGCTGCTCGACGAGGCGCCCTCGTCCGGGTACGCGGTGGCCAAGCGGTCGGGCGTTCCCACGTCGAAGATCTACCAGGTGCTCGACTCCCTCGCCGGCAAGGGCGCGGTGCACGTCACCAGAGGTGGCACCACCCTCTACCGGGCCCTTGAGCCACAGGAGTTGGTGGAGCGGCTGCGCGGGCAGGCCGCGGACCGGATCGACGCGGCCGAATCCGCTCTCGCGGACTACACCCGGCGGGGGCCCGACGACAGCGCGGCCATCTGGGACCTCCAGGGCGAGACCGAGATCATGGAACGCGCCCGGCGGCTGATCCGCTCGGCCGGGCGCCGCATCATGATGGAGGTGTGGCAGGCCGACGCGTCCCTGCTGCACGCCGATCTGGAGAACGCGGCGGCGCGCGGCGTCGAGGTGATCGTCGTGGCCTACGGGGACCCCGGGTATCCGTTCGCCCAGGTCTACCCGCACCCGTCGACGGACGAGGTGACCGCGGGGCTCGGCGGCCGGTGGCTGGTGGTCAGCGCGGACAGCAGCGAGGTGGTCGCCGGGATCGTCTCGACCGGCGCCGAGAGCCGCGCCGCGTGGACCAGCCATCCGGCGCTCGTCGTCCCGGTCACCGAACTGATCGCGCACGACATCTACAAGCTGGAGATGCTGGCGGCCAGGGGCCCGGAGCTTGAGGCCGACTTCGGTCCCGGACTGATCAGGCTGCGGGAGCGGTTCGCGCACTCCGCGCAGCGCCGGCCGGACGAGGAGGCCCCGCCCGCGCCGGCCGACGCGGAACGTTCCTGA